The following proteins are co-located in the Solenopsis invicta isolate M01_SB chromosome 7, UNIL_Sinv_3.0, whole genome shotgun sequence genome:
- the LOC105204032 gene encoding Fanconi anemia group M protein isoform X2, with the protein MESQSIISQNTISRDPETKGFDLSAGNTWIYPENYPVRQYQYNIVKSALDRNTMVCLPTGLGKTFIAAVVMYNFWRWYPYGKIIFLAPTKPLVAQQIEACYEVMGIPSADMIELTGAITQKNRDIAWLKKRIIFATPQVFHNDLERSIIPSHLIKCIVVDEAHKALGKHSYCECIRILSGKNQYFRVLALSATPGNKIDNVHEVIQNLNISHLELRDENSIDIIPYINKRKVDIILVPLSNELAAFKERYITIMDRHVKFLMQCNVLRGHTANISKGRIFHILKDFKTKTDKSGNYGQIIKTLNILFTMYHAYELMIRHGLRAFCKFYETHSDKKFWMPNEDRLQDLLHDIGTYLGPFPELYPNGEVSEISTDIIFGHNKFYKLKELLEHHFNNSNDERKDTRAIVFVEYREIVNEVYILLLQSKPTIRPQMFVGQAGQKQKQQIKALEDFRSNRVNVLISTSIGEEGLDVGEVDLIICFDVSQHSPTRLVQRMGRTGRKRDGHIIVLVTDGKEHENLKSTLSKRDSLNNKILNTSNISSSLYNNNPRMIPNQFTPECHKIHITVLPKTPLVKDKRKRKNISKLNDAFSMKQKENLSKKEIPNQSSMMKFLDDGKCNEQNRDNTCNILTQLTTQKNKYNNTINPNNVKLLTDDNAGIDFLTLCALKRSEEEISSEVVSQMDTTYIPAPKSIENLFSFIVPNIEIINCSFLDNLTVDNLTQCKDENNSLTQCKNNEDDNIHDNNDYINVDNDNFWGTIRNERSVINNDEIRFEDILDESSDSDETAISHLNQQITDMEIDTEPFTSDMNEDNKIITDVRAELSTNTLDDLEPSIFEDILNESFSSIEEGLEDKDDTSLQNTISPNHLNVFAKTVGEINATHKTDINTLHNKDNVSKTNQNLSASIKFTKPLQTNRFVSIIDEMEDVDFNSDVDLNEFIKYDSNKNDSKCQNKSIRQNKLMCNSKAEESLLSITQAISEIARVKKKVETSRGSSVSKEKSINEDSIDWISVNIKNDIKGGKGDTNSRTDNILSNTHCNSAAKSHNVKQPFDFLDDSDEDSIDWISVNIKNDIKGEKGDTNSRTDNILSNTHCNSAAKSHNVKQPLDFLDDSDEDFLITEVNAKKFNELESSYFRNLSKDFKDDIICMPSTSKNSGIINDYFDNESKNLNTKDNYSDNTSRSLKPCGQSTPKRDIRSKLSLRRNKAQQGSDTTELSVFKKSNKYVNNATDKSIFKSNSANSDAQKQMAQQSSDTIDLSVFRAPNKYVNNVTDRNILKSDTRKQSFPSNENLAQKKSKHKFKRENIAKNEFIDDEVKVDSDVSSDEDVITDDEDLKDFVSYTQFSQDQDDMHAHYLRTIKSPIKRPGAFHFREPRSPDPDIQIYSQLSPLKEDSYVNDSFCVAGDAEPSTLVHNDSLLDKMERELEQNRRKRHCTNKDTKHIKKKKTNILNYSVSSEDEIEQLRIQVQD; encoded by the exons ATGGAATCGCAAAGTATTATCTCGCAAAATACTATCTCGCGAGATCCGGAGACCAAGGGATTCGATCTGTCGGCCGGAAACACTTGGATATACCCGGAAAATTATCCGGTTCGCCAGTACCAGTATAACATAGTTAAATCTGCTTTGGATCGCAATACTATGGTCTGCTTACCCACTG GTTTGGGAAAGACCTTCATCGCCGCCGTTGTAATGTACAATTTCTGGAGATGGTATCCATATGGAAAGATTATCTTTCTAGCACCAACAAAGCCTTTAGTTGCCCAGCAGATTGAGGCATGCTATGAAGTTATGGGGATTCCGAGCGCTGATATGATAGAATTGACAG GTGCTATAACTCAGAAGAATCGTGATATAGCTTGGCTTAAGAAGAGAATAATATTTGCAACTCCTCAAGTGTTTCATAATGATCTTGAAAGATCAATCATTCCAAGTCATTTAATCAAATGCATCGTTGTGGATGAAGCTCATAAGGCTTTGGGCAAACATTCGTATTGTGAG TGTATCAGAATATTATCTGGGAAGAATCAATACTTTAGGGTATTAGCGCTTTCCGCAACACCtggaaataaaatagataatgttCATGAA GTAATACAGAATTTAAATATCTCCCATTTGGAATTGAGAGATGAGAACTCAATAGACATAATaccgtatataaataaaaggaaggTAGATATTATTTTGGTACCGCTCAGTAATGAATTAGCTGCATTCAAAGAAAGATATATTACTATCATGGATCGTCACGTCAAGTTTCTTATGCAATGTAATGTATTGCGAGGTCATACTGCAAATATATCTAAAGGAAGG ATATTCCatatattaaaagatttcaAAACGAAGACAGATAAATCTGGAAATTATGGACAAATTATAAAGACATTGAATATATTGTTCACTATGTATCACGCTTATGAACTTATGATCAGGCATGGATTGCGTGCTTTCTGcaaattttatgaaa ctcattcagataaaaaattttggatgCCCAATGAAGACCGGTTACAAGATTTACTTCATGATATAGGAACTTATCTCGGGCCGTTTCCAGAGTTGTATCCTAATGGAGAAGTATCTGAg ATATCAACAGATATCATATTTggacacaataaattttataaattgaaagagTTGCTTGAACATCATTTCAACAATAGCAATGACGAGCGAAAGGACACAAGAGCTATAGTTTTCGTCGAA TACAGAGAGATAGTCAATGAGGTCTATATTTTGCTCTTGCAATCAAAACCGACAATTAGGCCACAGATGTTTGTTGGCCAAGCTGGTCAGAAGCAGAAGCAACAAATAAAAGCGTTGGAAGATTTTCGAAGTAATCGCGTGAATGTGCTGATTTCGACAAGTATAG GTGAAGAAGGATTGGATGTCGGAGAAGTAGACCTGATAATATGTTTTGATGTATCACAACACTCCCCGACACGATTGGTTCAAAGAATGGGTAGAACAGGACGCAAACGAGATGGTCATATAATTGTTCTTGTTACAGACGGAAAAGAACATGAG AATTTGAAGTCTACGCTTTCCAAAAGGGATTCCttgaacaataaaatattaaatacgagCAACATATCTTCTTCCTTGTACAATAATAATCCTAGAATGATACCAAATCAATTTACTCCGGAATGTCATAAGATACATATTACAGTATTACCAAAGACACCACTTGTAAAAGATAAAAGGAAGAGGAAAAATATCAGTAAACTGAATGACGCATTCAGTATGAAACAGAAAGAAA ACTTATCTAAAAAAGAAATTCCAAATCAATCGTCAATGATGAAGTTTCTTGACGATGGTaaatgtaatgaacaaaatCGGGATAACACATGCAATATTCTCACTCAGTTAACAACGCAAAAAAACAAGTATAATAATACGATAAATCCTAATAATGTTAAACTATTAACTGACGACAACGCGGGAATCGATTTCTTGACATTATGCGCCCTAAAGAGATCAGAGGAAGAGATATCTTCAGAAGTTGTGTCTCAAATGGATACGACTTACATCCCCGCACCAAAATCGATTGAAAATTTGTTCAGTTTTATAGTGCCTAacatagaaattattaattgttcttttttagataatttaacgGTAGATAATTTAACGCAATgtaaagatgaaaataattcattaacaCAATGTAAAAACAATGAAGATGACAATATTCATGATAATAATGATTACATCAATGTCGATAACGATAACTTTTGGGGCACTATCCGAAATGAGAGGAGTGTCAttaataatgatgaaataaGATTCGAAGATATACTTGATGAGAGCTCTGATTCAGATGAAACAGCAATTTCACATCTAAACCAACAAATCACAGATATGGAGATAGATACTGAACCTTTTACATCTGACATGAATGaggataataaaattataactgaCGTAAGAGCCGAATTATCAACTAATACATTAGATGACCTGGAACCTTCTATATTTGAGGATATATTAAATGAGTCATTCAGTTCAATCGAAGAAGGTTTAGAAGATAAGGATGATACGTCATTGCAAAATACGATATCACCGAATCATTTAAATGTTTTCGCTAAAACTGTAGGAGAAATCAACGCAACACATAAAACTGATATAAACACTTTGCATAATAAAGATAATGTGTCTAAAACTAATCAAAATCTGTCAGCatctataaaatttactaaaCCTCTTCAAACGAATAGATTTGTTAGTATTATAGATGAAATGGAAGATGTGGATTTTAATAGTGACGTTGATCTAAACGAATTTATTAAGTAcgattctaataaaaatgattcaaaatgTCAGAATAAGTCAATACGTCAAAACAAATTAATGTGTAATTCCAAAGCTGAAGAAAGTTTATTATCTATAACACAAGCCATTAGTGAAATAGCAcgagtgaaaaaaaaagtagaaacatCAAGGGGATCTTCTGTAAGTAAAGAAAAATCGATTAACGAAGATAGTATTGACTGGATTTCggtcaatattaaaaatgatattaaaggtGGGAAAGGTGACACGAATTCAAGGACagataatatattatcaaatactCATTGCAATTCTGCTGCTAAATCACATAATGTTAAACAACCTTTCGATTTCCTAGATGATTCCGATGAAGATAGTATTGACTGGATTTCggtcaatattaaaaatgatattaaaggtGAGAAAGGTGACACGAATTCGAGGACagataatatattatcaaatactCATTGCAATTCTGCTGCTAAATCACATAATGTTAAACAACCTCTCGATTTCCTAG ATGATTCCGATGAAGATTTTTTGATTACAGAAGTTAAcgctaaaaaatttaatgagctTGAAAGCAGTTATTTTCGTAATTTATCAAAAGATTTCAAAGATGATATTATCTGCATGCCCAGTACATCGAAAAACTCAGGAATTATAAacgattattttgataatgaaTCGAAAAATTTGAATACTAAGGATAATTATTCCGATAATACATCGAGAAGTTTAAAACCGTGTGGCCAATCAACGCCGAAACGTGATATACGATCGAAATTATCTTTAAGACGAAATAAGGCCCAACAAGGTTCGGATACGACAGAATTGAGTGTcttcaaaaagtctaataaataCGTCAACAATGCAACGGacaaaagcatttttaaatctaattctGCTAACTCTGATGCGCAAAAGCAGATGGCCCAACAAAGTTCGGATACGATAGATTTGAGTGTTTTCAGAGCGCCTAATAAATACGTCAACAACGTAAcggatagaaatattttaaaatctgatACGCGAAAACAGAGCTTTCCTTCAAATGAAAATCTCGCACAGAAAAAAAGCAAGCATAAGTTCAAACGCGAGAACATTGCCAAAAATGAGTTTATAGATGATGAAGTAAAAGTAGATTCCGATGTCAGTTCGGATGAAGACGTCATTACAGATGACGAAGATCTTAAGGATTTCGTGAGCTATACACAATTTTCACAAGATCAAGACGATATGCATGCGCATTATCTGCGAACTATCAAGAGCCCAATAAAGAGACCAGGTGCTTTCCATTTCAGGGAACCTCGGTCACCCGATCCTGATATACAGATCTATTCGCAGTTGTCGCCACTAAAAGAAGATTCGTATGTTAAT GATTCATTTTGCGTTGCTGGAGATGCTGAGCCAAGCACACTTGTCCATAATGATTCGCTACTAGATAAAATGGAAAGGGAATTGGAACAAAACAGACGGAAACGTCATTGTACCAACAAGGATACAAAACatatcaaaaagaaaaagacgaaTATCTTAAATTACTCTGTGAGCAGCGAAGATGAGATCGAACAGCTACGTATACAAGTGCAGGACTGA
- the LOC105204032 gene encoding Fanconi anemia group M protein isoform X1 produces MESQSIISQNTISRDPETKGFDLSAGNTWIYPENYPVRQYQYNIVKSALDRNTMVCLPTGLGKTFIAAVVMYNFWRWYPYGKIIFLAPTKPLVAQQIEACYEVMGIPSADMIELTGAITQKNRDIAWLKKRIIFATPQVFHNDLERSIIPSHLIKCIVVDEAHKALGKHSYCECIRILSGKNQYFRVLALSATPGNKIDNVHEVIQNLNISHLELRDENSIDIIPYINKRKVDIILVPLSNELAAFKERYITIMDRHVKFLMQCNVLRGHTANISKGRIFHILKDFKTKTDKSGNYGQIIKTLNILFTMYHAYELMIRHGLRAFCKFYETHSDKKFWMPNEDRLQDLLHDIGTYLGPFPELYPNGEVSEISTDIIFGHNKFYKLKELLEHHFNNSNDERKDTRAIVFVEYREIVNEVYILLLQSKPTIRPQMFVGQAGQKQKQQIKALEDFRSNRVNVLISTSIGEEGLDVGEVDLIICFDVSQHSPTRLVQRMGRTGRKRDGHIIVLVTDGKEHENLKSTLSKRDSLNNKILNTSNISSSLYNNNPRMIPNQFTPECHKIHITVLPKTPLVKDKRKRKNISKLNDAFSMKQKENLSKKEIPNQSSMMKFLDDGKCNEQNRDNTCNILTQLTTQKNKYNNTINPNNVKLLTDDNAGIDFLTLCALKRSEEEISSEVVSQMDTTYIPAPKSIENLFSFIVPNIEIINCSFLDNLTVDNLTQCKDENNSLTQCKNNEDDNIHDNNDYINVDNDNFWGTIRNERSVINNDEIRFEDILDESSDSDETAISHLNQQITDMEIDTEPFTSDMNEDNKIITDVRAELSTNTLDDLEPSIFEDILNESFSSIEEGLEDKDDTSLQNTISPNHLNVFAKTVGEINATHKTDINTLHNKDNVSKTNQNLSASIKFTKPLQTNRFVSIIDEMEDVDFNSDVDLNEFIKYDSNKNDSKCQNKSIRQNKLMCNSKAEESLLSITQAISEIARVKKKVETSRGSSVSKEKSINEDSIDWISVNIKNDIKGGKGDTNSRTDNILSNTHCNSAAKSHNVKQPFDFLDDSDEDSIDWISVNIKNDIKGEKGDTNSRTDNILSNTHCNSAAKSHNVKQPLDFLDDFDEDSIDWISVNIKNDIKGGKGDTNSRTDNILPNTHCNSAAKSHNVKQPLDFLDDSDEDFLITEVNAKKFNELESSYFRNLSKDFKDDIICMPSTSKNSGIINDYFDNESKNLNTKDNYSDNTSRSLKPCGQSTPKRDIRSKLSLRRNKAQQGSDTTELSVFKKSNKYVNNATDKSIFKSNSANSDAQKQMAQQSSDTIDLSVFRAPNKYVNNVTDRNILKSDTRKQSFPSNENLAQKKSKHKFKRENIAKNEFIDDEVKVDSDVSSDEDVITDDEDLKDFVSYTQFSQDQDDMHAHYLRTIKSPIKRPGAFHFREPRSPDPDIQIYSQLSPLKEDSYVNDSFCVAGDAEPSTLVHNDSLLDKMERELEQNRRKRHCTNKDTKHIKKKKTNILNYSVSSEDEIEQLRIQVQD; encoded by the exons ATGGAATCGCAAAGTATTATCTCGCAAAATACTATCTCGCGAGATCCGGAGACCAAGGGATTCGATCTGTCGGCCGGAAACACTTGGATATACCCGGAAAATTATCCGGTTCGCCAGTACCAGTATAACATAGTTAAATCTGCTTTGGATCGCAATACTATGGTCTGCTTACCCACTG GTTTGGGAAAGACCTTCATCGCCGCCGTTGTAATGTACAATTTCTGGAGATGGTATCCATATGGAAAGATTATCTTTCTAGCACCAACAAAGCCTTTAGTTGCCCAGCAGATTGAGGCATGCTATGAAGTTATGGGGATTCCGAGCGCTGATATGATAGAATTGACAG GTGCTATAACTCAGAAGAATCGTGATATAGCTTGGCTTAAGAAGAGAATAATATTTGCAACTCCTCAAGTGTTTCATAATGATCTTGAAAGATCAATCATTCCAAGTCATTTAATCAAATGCATCGTTGTGGATGAAGCTCATAAGGCTTTGGGCAAACATTCGTATTGTGAG TGTATCAGAATATTATCTGGGAAGAATCAATACTTTAGGGTATTAGCGCTTTCCGCAACACCtggaaataaaatagataatgttCATGAA GTAATACAGAATTTAAATATCTCCCATTTGGAATTGAGAGATGAGAACTCAATAGACATAATaccgtatataaataaaaggaaggTAGATATTATTTTGGTACCGCTCAGTAATGAATTAGCTGCATTCAAAGAAAGATATATTACTATCATGGATCGTCACGTCAAGTTTCTTATGCAATGTAATGTATTGCGAGGTCATACTGCAAATATATCTAAAGGAAGG ATATTCCatatattaaaagatttcaAAACGAAGACAGATAAATCTGGAAATTATGGACAAATTATAAAGACATTGAATATATTGTTCACTATGTATCACGCTTATGAACTTATGATCAGGCATGGATTGCGTGCTTTCTGcaaattttatgaaa ctcattcagataaaaaattttggatgCCCAATGAAGACCGGTTACAAGATTTACTTCATGATATAGGAACTTATCTCGGGCCGTTTCCAGAGTTGTATCCTAATGGAGAAGTATCTGAg ATATCAACAGATATCATATTTggacacaataaattttataaattgaaagagTTGCTTGAACATCATTTCAACAATAGCAATGACGAGCGAAAGGACACAAGAGCTATAGTTTTCGTCGAA TACAGAGAGATAGTCAATGAGGTCTATATTTTGCTCTTGCAATCAAAACCGACAATTAGGCCACAGATGTTTGTTGGCCAAGCTGGTCAGAAGCAGAAGCAACAAATAAAAGCGTTGGAAGATTTTCGAAGTAATCGCGTGAATGTGCTGATTTCGACAAGTATAG GTGAAGAAGGATTGGATGTCGGAGAAGTAGACCTGATAATATGTTTTGATGTATCACAACACTCCCCGACACGATTGGTTCAAAGAATGGGTAGAACAGGACGCAAACGAGATGGTCATATAATTGTTCTTGTTACAGACGGAAAAGAACATGAG AATTTGAAGTCTACGCTTTCCAAAAGGGATTCCttgaacaataaaatattaaatacgagCAACATATCTTCTTCCTTGTACAATAATAATCCTAGAATGATACCAAATCAATTTACTCCGGAATGTCATAAGATACATATTACAGTATTACCAAAGACACCACTTGTAAAAGATAAAAGGAAGAGGAAAAATATCAGTAAACTGAATGACGCATTCAGTATGAAACAGAAAGAAA ACTTATCTAAAAAAGAAATTCCAAATCAATCGTCAATGATGAAGTTTCTTGACGATGGTaaatgtaatgaacaaaatCGGGATAACACATGCAATATTCTCACTCAGTTAACAACGCAAAAAAACAAGTATAATAATACGATAAATCCTAATAATGTTAAACTATTAACTGACGACAACGCGGGAATCGATTTCTTGACATTATGCGCCCTAAAGAGATCAGAGGAAGAGATATCTTCAGAAGTTGTGTCTCAAATGGATACGACTTACATCCCCGCACCAAAATCGATTGAAAATTTGTTCAGTTTTATAGTGCCTAacatagaaattattaattgttcttttttagataatttaacgGTAGATAATTTAACGCAATgtaaagatgaaaataattcattaacaCAATGTAAAAACAATGAAGATGACAATATTCATGATAATAATGATTACATCAATGTCGATAACGATAACTTTTGGGGCACTATCCGAAATGAGAGGAGTGTCAttaataatgatgaaataaGATTCGAAGATATACTTGATGAGAGCTCTGATTCAGATGAAACAGCAATTTCACATCTAAACCAACAAATCACAGATATGGAGATAGATACTGAACCTTTTACATCTGACATGAATGaggataataaaattataactgaCGTAAGAGCCGAATTATCAACTAATACATTAGATGACCTGGAACCTTCTATATTTGAGGATATATTAAATGAGTCATTCAGTTCAATCGAAGAAGGTTTAGAAGATAAGGATGATACGTCATTGCAAAATACGATATCACCGAATCATTTAAATGTTTTCGCTAAAACTGTAGGAGAAATCAACGCAACACATAAAACTGATATAAACACTTTGCATAATAAAGATAATGTGTCTAAAACTAATCAAAATCTGTCAGCatctataaaatttactaaaCCTCTTCAAACGAATAGATTTGTTAGTATTATAGATGAAATGGAAGATGTGGATTTTAATAGTGACGTTGATCTAAACGAATTTATTAAGTAcgattctaataaaaatgattcaaaatgTCAGAATAAGTCAATACGTCAAAACAAATTAATGTGTAATTCCAAAGCTGAAGAAAGTTTATTATCTATAACACAAGCCATTAGTGAAATAGCAcgagtgaaaaaaaaagtagaaacatCAAGGGGATCTTCTGTAAGTAAAGAAAAATCGATTAACGAAGATAGTATTGACTGGATTTCggtcaatattaaaaatgatattaaaggtGGGAAAGGTGACACGAATTCAAGGACagataatatattatcaaatactCATTGCAATTCTGCTGCTAAATCACATAATGTTAAACAACCTTTCGATTTCCTAGATGATTCCGATGAAGATAGTATTGACTGGATTTCggtcaatattaaaaatgatattaaaggtGAGAAAGGTGACACGAATTCGAGGACagataatatattatcaaatactCATTGCAATTCTGCTGCTAAATCACATAATGTTAAACAACCTCTCGATTTCCTAGATGATTTCGATGAAGATAGTATTGACTGGATTTCggtcaatattaaaaatgatattaaaggtGGGAAAGGTGACACGAATTCGAGGACAGATAATATATTACCAAATACTCATTGCAATTCTGCTGCTAAATCACATAATGTTAAACAACCTCTCGATTTCCTAGATGATTCCGATGAAGATTTTTTGATTACAGAAGTTAAcgctaaaaaatttaatgagctTGAAAGCAGTTATTTTCGTAATTTATCAAAAGATTTCAAAGATGATATTATCTGCATGCCCAGTACATCGAAAAACTCAGGAATTATAAacgattattttgataatgaaTCGAAAAATTTGAATACTAAGGATAATTATTCCGATAATACATCGAGAAGTTTAAAACCGTGTGGCCAATCAACGCCGAAACGTGATATACGATCGAAATTATCTTTAAGACGAAATAAGGCCCAACAAGGTTCGGATACGACAGAATTGAGTGTcttcaaaaagtctaataaataCGTCAACAATGCAACGGacaaaagcatttttaaatctaattctGCTAACTCTGATGCGCAAAAGCAGATGGCCCAACAAAGTTCGGATACGATAGATTTGAGTGTTTTCAGAGCGCCTAATAAATACGTCAACAACGTAAcggatagaaatattttaaaatctgatACGCGAAAACAGAGCTTTCCTTCAAATGAAAATCTCGCACAGAAAAAAAGCAAGCATAAGTTCAAACGCGAGAACATTGCCAAAAATGAGTTTATAGATGATGAAGTAAAAGTAGATTCCGATGTCAGTTCGGATGAAGACGTCATTACAGATGACGAAGATCTTAAGGATTTCGTGAGCTATACACAATTTTCACAAGATCAAGACGATATGCATGCGCATTATCTGCGAACTATCAAGAGCCCAATAAAGAGACCAGGTGCTTTCCATTTCAGGGAACCTCGGTCACCCGATCCTGATATACAGATCTATTCGCAGTTGTCGCCACTAAAAGAAGATTCGTATGTTAAT GATTCATTTTGCGTTGCTGGAGATGCTGAGCCAAGCACACTTGTCCATAATGATTCGCTACTAGATAAAATGGAAAGGGAATTGGAACAAAACAGACGGAAACGTCATTGTACCAACAAGGATACAAAACatatcaaaaagaaaaagacgaaTATCTTAAATTACTCTGTGAGCAGCGAAGATGAGATCGAACAGCTACGTATACAAGTGCAGGACTGA